The Neoarius graeffei isolate fNeoGra1 chromosome 10, fNeoGra1.pri, whole genome shotgun sequence sequence aatttctgaagccttatgcgcctcacctcatctatacgctcttgccagtatctgttggcgttgtcggtgacaacaagccacagcaccaagaccagcaacactaacgactccatgtcctccatgtttattgtttactatccgggtcgtgagactactgcttaaaaggtcactgatgtcactgtttgcgccgcctaacgacatcacgtgatgtccacccactttcgctaactccacccaatgtgtccacccacttccagccagcacggttcagcgcagttgtagtcgaaatgcaactccaacagccccactcagctcgactcagcccgactcagccgcgttggtagtggaaaagcggcatatgtgtcagccccgtgatgacctggcgacttgtccagggtgtaccccgcctttcgcccgtagtcagctgggataggctccagcttgcctgcgaccttgtagaacaggataaagcggctcgagatgatGAGGTGAGAATATGTCCAACTTATGGATTTATCCCATTTAAGTATATTCTTTCTGAAAATTCATGTATAACAGTAAAAGAAGATGATCTTAACATGTGTAAACTCTTACTACTGAgatattttttccccccactgtctGTCACTGAGTTTAAGAACCGCCTCGGACTTGGTTTTGTTTAATGAAGTTATCAACATATGGTTGTGCTGTGGGATTGTAATCTTTTTGTCTTTGTAATAATGAACCAATTGTTTAAAACTTATTGAACTTTttatatccaaggggatacgaacCAGACTATGGATGATGACATAAGACAGCATAATctaccaaagaaaattaaaaaaggtACCTAGGATTTATTTATTACTAAATAATCTTGGTTAACATGTGTTTAGCAAAATTAGAATTTAAACTCTTTAATAGGTTAAGTACTTCTAGCCAGTTGTTGGCATGTTTGGTTTAAACCAGCTCCCATTGCATTATTGTCTATAGAATTAAATTGTGAATTATATCCAGTTGCAATATTAACAGTTTAACTATATCCATCCATTTGATAGGTGGCAATGGAGACAGAAGTaattctgaagaagaagaagagtgttACACGGATGATGGTGATAAAAAAAATAGTGGGATTATTCTAttccattttcatttatttaatccaCTTCTTCAGTTACTTCTTCAGAAATGAATCAGAGTGTGAAGAGTTCACAAAAGAAACATATTAAACATATGCACTATTGTGTTATTgaatgtgtttgttttttgtttatgaTAACTCGTAAGCTAAAGCAGATTTTAATTACAGGATAAGCTAGCTATCATCATGAACATTCAATACTGGCATGTAAGCCAGATAACCAGGTGGTTACTAAATGCTCTGTGTGGTTTTTCACAGTCAGACAGCTGCAGAGCAGATGAATACCTTTCTCTTATGGCTGAGGATTTATGTGTATGATGAAGGTCATAGTGGAGGACAAAATGAATACAGCACTGTGGTTGTAGTTTGTAGTGATTTGTAGATAACTTCTACCTGCATTTCCAGTAAGGCTGTTTTCACACAGTGTATGTCTAACCATCAGAAATTGTAGTCCTAATACCATTCCAGTTATTGGATTTTCATTGTTCTGTCTTTGAATCCATTCTTGAACTAATAACCTCATGCTGAATCTTTATTGTAGGACTGGACACTGAGCAACCTGAGGACACAAGAATGCATAACCAACAGAAGGATGGTAAGAAAGGTGTCTTACTTGTGCATAATTAATGACTGAATATAGGGTGTCTACACATCATATTGCAAAAATGAGAGAGATTTCAAACAGTGAAACAGATTTTGAATACATTCTAATTGATGGATACAGCTGGAGTCAGTGGTCAGTCTGATGTGGAATGTGAGGACTTTGACACATCAGATGGGAAGCGCGTCAAAGACAAGAACGAAAACAATGAAGTACCATATGCTGGGGATGGCCCAAGATCGAGAAGGTCCAATAACAAACAAGAAATAGGTATAATGTACTGCAGTGTATTGCGCGTGTGTATGTACACAGTGCCCAGTCATCAGAAATTATAGTCCTAATACCGTTCCAGTTATTGGATTTTCTTTGTTCTGTCTTTGAATCCATTCTTGAACTAATAACCTCATGCTGAATCTTTATTGTAGGACTGGACACTGAGCAACCTGAGGACACAAGAATGCATAACCAACAGAAGGATGGTAAGAAAGGTGTCTTACTTGTGTATAATTAATGACTGAATATAGGGTGTCTACACATCATATTGCAAAAATGAGAGAGATTACAAACAGTGAAACAGATTTTGAATACATTCTAATTGATGGATACAGCTGGAGTCAGTGGTCAGTCTGATGTGGAATGTGAGGACTTTGACACATCAGATGGGAAGCGCGTCAAAGACAAGAACGAAAACAATGAAGTACCATATGCTGGGGATGGCCCAAGATCGAGAAGGTCCAATAACAAACAAGAAATAGGTATAATGTACTGCAGTGTATTGCGCGTGTGTATGTACACAGTGCCCAGTCATCAGAAATTATAGTCCTAATACCGTTCCAGTTATTGGATTTTCTTTGTTCTGTCTTTGAATCCATTCTTGAACTAATAACCTCATGCTGAATCTTTATTGTAGGACTGGACACTGAGCAACCTGAGGACACAAGAATGCATAACCAACAGAAGGATGGTAAGAAAGGTGTCTTACTTGTGTATAATTAATGACTGAATATAGGGTGTCTACACATCATATTGCAAAAATGAGAGAGATTTCAAACAGTGAAACAGATTTTGAATACATTCTAATTGATGGATACAGCTGGAGTCAGTGGTCAGTCTGATGTGGAATGTGAGGACTTTGACACATCAGATGGGAAGCGCGTCAAAGACAAGAACGAAAACAATGAAGTACCATATGCTGGGGATGGCCCAAGATCGAGAAGGTCCAATAACAAACAAGAAATAGGTATAATGTACTGCAGTGTATTGCGCGTGTGTATGTACACAGTGCCCAGTCATCAGAAATTATAGTCCTAATACCGTTCCAGTTATTGGATTTTCTTTGTTCTGTCTTTGAATCCATTCTTGAACTAATAACCTCATGCTGAATCTTTATTGTAGGACTGGACACTGAGCAACCTGAGGACACAAGAATGCATAACCAACAGAAGGATGGTAAGAAAGGTGTCTTACTTGTGCATAATTAATGACTGAATATAGGGTGTCTACACATCATATTGCAAAAATGAGAGAGATTTCAAACAGTGAAACAGATTTTGAATACATTCTAATTGATGGATACAGCTGGAGTCAGTGGTCAGTCTGATGTGGAATGTGAGGACTTTGACACATCAGATGGGAAGCGCGTCAAAGACAAGAAAGAAAACAATGAAGTGCCGTATGCTGGGGATGGCCCAAGATCGAGAAGGTCCAATAACAAACAAGAAATAGGTATAATGTACTGCAGTGTAttgcgcgtgtgtgtatgtacacaGTGCCCTCCACGATTATTGCCCCCCTtgtgattagtaaaaagggttagaagaaATGCACCTTTtgctgaagttgcttcatctcacactgaaaaaatgagaaaaatccaacctttcattgaaataattttattcagagaaaaactaaTCCCttgtcaagaaataattattttcaacaaaacacatgttccactattattggcacccctgcatttaatactttgtacaatctCCTTTgctagtaaaacagcactgagtctcttctataacattttataaggttgaagatacagagcagggcatttgAGACCGAGTTTCAGTAGCTAATATGAATTTTTACATGACAGGGGACCTAGCCCAGTGCAAAACCCCGAACCTGGGGAAAAGGTTGGCTGATCTTCGTCTGATCTCTACCCATCAACCAATCCAGCAAGATTGGACCTACCAGGGACCAAGGTTCCAACCGGCATAGCTCTAAGGGTCATGAAGACACGCAAACCCCACCACCACTATAAGGTGCCAGCCAAGGTTTCAGATACCTTGGCTCTATTATCTCCAGTGACTGCTCCCTTGACCAGGAAATCAATGTTAGGATTGGCAAAGCATGGGGTGCATTCAACTCTCTAAATAACATCTGGAGAAACCGCGGGATTACTCTTACCACAAAGGTAAAGATCCTTGAGAGTGGTGTGCTCTCGCTGCTGTTGTACGGGTCCCTCACTTGGGCTCTGAAAAACTGGCATGTACGCCGCCTTGAAAGCTTCCAGCATTCCTGTTTTTGAAGAATCCTTAAAGTACGTTGGCAACATCACGTCACTAATAGGGAACTTCATGCTCGGACTGCCTGCTGTAAGCTTGGTACGCTTATTCAGGTGAACAGGTTGTGACTACTGCGACATCTCCACAGCCATGCGTGCTGCTATGGACAGGAGTTCTTGCAGACGCCTCCTAAGTTCATTAAAACTAGAGTGCAAGCAGGCACACTAAACGTGGAGACCTTACCAAGTACAagtgcatctgagaccattcctctttacacaatctctccatatCATCCAGGGTCCAAGGCcccctcttgtgctctctcctcttcagctcagcccacaggttttcattggggttcaggtcaggggactgagatggccatggcagaaggtcagcgaaccatttttgtgttgatttggacacaggcttcagatcattgtcctgctggaagatccaatgacgacatagttttagtttcctggcagaggcagccagattttgatttaaaatgtcctggtatttcatggagtccatgatgccatgtaccctaacaaggtttccagggcctatggaggaaaaacagccccaaaacatcacagaacttccaccatattttacagttgggatcaggtacttttcattatagccatccttctttttatgccaaacccaccttgagtgtttattgccaaaaagctccatttttgttaaatcagaccatagaacatggttccagtcaaagttgttatAGCATTTCGCAAACTCCAGGCACTTAcagtacatttgtggttaactgacagaaaacacttttttcttttttttttctggcataccttccaaataatctgttggcatggaggtggtgtctgatggtggttttgaagACATGGAAAcctcaagattttactttttcttgtaattcaccaacagtgatccttgaggATTTTTTGCATCTCTTACCCTccacctcactgtacatgggggcaaaataaacttgggtcctcttccaggcaggtccttaacagttccagttggtgtccacctttttattattgcccaaacagtagaaatggacattttcaggtgagtagcttttttttttttaaataaccattcccTAACTTCTGatggtcaacacacttcttcatttggtttgtgtgttctctcatctttcccatgctgatggaTGACGAAGGGAATTCAACCTCTGtagcccagttaatcaggaagtcatgaattacagcttgaaagttcctacacacgccaatcaactcaaaaatgtacaatttaaatgggaaacatgcttcagttacattgtgttcaataTCATTTCTCGGGATGCTAGTACTAGTGGCAcatttgtgtttttgttgaaaataattatttcttgatgaaggatttgttttcACTCTGTTTCAAATAAAAgttgatttttctcattttttcagtgagagatgaagcgacttcaccaaaaggttgttgtggtagggttttttttcctaaTCTTTTTTACTTATCTTTACAATGGGTGGCAATAATCaagggtgtgtgtgtaaaaaaaaaaaatatatatatatatatagatatagatatatatatatatatatattctctgcCTCAGTCTTCCACTTAACGCTGTGAATGCAGTTTTAATTAATCAGTCAATCGATCAAACATGTTTTGTTCACACCCAAGATAGATGGTTGATTTAAGACTTGTTTTGTGCAATTGTACTATAGCACATCCTGGTGAAGGTGACACTTGTGGCCATGTTGAAACAAAAAAGAGCCCAGTTGTTGAAACTTCCAGTAAGTATTGTTTTTGACATGGTCTTTTATGGTAAGTAGCCTGCCTTAAAAAACGACAGTTAGTTTGCAAATTTTGCAGATATAGCATTGTTGTTACAGATGTATTATTGTTTCCTCTCAGACACAGGACATATTACATGGTACGTATTACCTGTGATATTACTTTCTCTGCCTGTGGTCGTGTGGTTCCTGAACACCCCATCTCCATCCTTGCAAAAAGAGTTTAACTTGCTGGAGGTGTTCTGTCAAGAAATGGACAAGGTCCAAGCCACTTTTCCCAGCCAGCACCGTGAGCTGTGGAGAAGAAGCAGGATCCACCTCCAGAAACATCTCAATCTGACTGATCCAACTGAACCAGTGAGTGTCATCCTAACATCTGGCCGTGGTGCTGAGACGACTCTGGGCTGTCTGGCTCAGCAGTTAGCTGCAGCATTTTCGAATGCTCTCAACTCCTCAGTCCTGGATATTGATGGAACCAGCAAAAGCGCACAAGACAGCGACCAGGTTAAACTGGACATTGATAAAGCTCTGAAAGAGGCCTTTGAGGGTGGTACACAGGCAGCTGTTGTTCACCGTTTTGAAGAGCTTCCTCCTGGATCTACACTCATCTTCTACCGTTACTGTGATCATGAGAACGCAGCATTTAAGAAAGTCTTTCTTGTTTTCACTGTGATGCTACAGGAAGACGTGGATTTCCCATCTAATATCAGTCTGGGAATGGTGGAGGAGGCAGTGCAAGAGTATTTAAAAGAGAAGTTTGTCTCCTCTGACAGAATGGCCAAGTTTAACCAGATGGATTTAGACAAGCTAAGTGGACTGTGGAGTAGAATTTCCCATCTCATCCTACCGGTAGCTGCAGAGCAGAATATTGAACAGCGTGGCTGTCAAACGT is a genomic window containing:
- the zgc:112962 gene encoding torsin-1A-interacting protein 2 isoform X1 codes for the protein MNGDTNQTMDDDIRQHNLPKKIKKGGNGDRSNSEEEEECYTDDGDKKNRLDTEQPEDTRMHNQQKDAGVSGQSDVECEDFDTSDGKRVKDKNENNEVPYAGDGPRSRRSNNKQEIGLDTEQPEDTRMHNQQKDAGVSGQSDVECEDFDTSDGKRVKDKNENNEVPYAGDGPRSRRSNNKQEIGLDTEQPEDTRMHNQQKDAGVSGQSDVECEDFDTSDGKRVKDKNENNEVPYAGDGPRSRRSNNKQEIGLDTEQPEDTRMHNQQKDAGVSGQSDVECEDFDTSDGKRVKDKKENNEVPYAGDGPRSRRSNNKQEIVRDEATSPKGCCAHPGEGDTCGHVETKKSPVVETSNTGHITWYVLPVILLSLPVVVWFLNTPSPSLQKEFNLLEVFCQEMDKVQATFPSQHRELWRRSRIHLQKHLNLTDPTEPVSVILTSGRGAETTLGCLAQQLAAAFSNALNSSVLDIDGTSKSAQDSDQVKLDIDKALKEAFEGGTQAAVVHRFEELPPGSTLIFYRYCDHENAAFKKVFLVFTVMLQEDVDFPSNISLGMVEEAVQEYLKEKFVSSDRMAKFNQMDLDKLSGLWSRISHLILPVAAEQNIEQRGCQT
- the zgc:112962 gene encoding torsin-1A-interacting protein 2 isoform X2 encodes the protein MNGDTNQTMDDDIRQHNLPKKIKKGGNGDRSNSEEEEECYTDDGLDTEQPEDTRMHNQQKDAGVSGQSDVECEDFDTSDGKRVKDKNENNEVPYAGDGPRSRRSNNKQEIGLDTEQPEDTRMHNQQKDAGVSGQSDVECEDFDTSDGKRVKDKNENNEVPYAGDGPRSRRSNNKQEIGLDTEQPEDTRMHNQQKDAGVSGQSDVECEDFDTSDGKRVKDKNENNEVPYAGDGPRSRRSNNKQEIGLDTEQPEDTRMHNQQKDAGVSGQSDVECEDFDTSDGKRVKDKKENNEVPYAGDGPRSRRSNNKQEIVRDEATSPKGCCAHPGEGDTCGHVETKKSPVVETSNTGHITWYVLPVILLSLPVVVWFLNTPSPSLQKEFNLLEVFCQEMDKVQATFPSQHRELWRRSRIHLQKHLNLTDPTEPVSVILTSGRGAETTLGCLAQQLAAAFSNALNSSVLDIDGTSKSAQDSDQVKLDIDKALKEAFEGGTQAAVVHRFEELPPGSTLIFYRYCDHENAAFKKVFLVFTVMLQEDVDFPSNISLGMVEEAVQEYLKEKFVSSDRMAKFNQMDLDKLSGLWSRISHLILPVAAEQNIEQRGCQT
- the zgc:112962 gene encoding torsin-1A-interacting protein 2 isoform X3, whose product is MNGDTNQTMDDDIRQHNLPKKIKKGGNGDRSNSEEEEECYTDDGDKKNRLDTEQPEDTRMHNQQKDAGVSGQSDVECEDFDTSDGKRVKDKNENNEVPYAGDGPRSRRSNNKQEIGLDTEQPEDTRMHNQQKDAGVSGQSDVECEDFDTSDGKRVKDKNENNEVPYAGDGPRSRRSNNKQEIGLDTEQPEDTRMHNQQKDAGVSGQSDVECEDFDTSDGKRVKDKNENNEVPYAGDGPRSRRSNNKQEIGLDTEQPEDTRMHNQQKDAGVSGQSDVECEDFDTSDGKRVKDKKENNEVPYAGDGPRSRRSNNKQEIAHPGEGDTCGHVETKKSPVVETSNTGHITWYVLPVILLSLPVVVWFLNTPSPSLQKEFNLLEVFCQEMDKVQATFPSQHRELWRRSRIHLQKHLNLTDPTEPVSVILTSGRGAETTLGCLAQQLAAAFSNALNSSVLDIDGTSKSAQDSDQVKLDIDKALKEAFEGGTQAAVVHRFEELPPGSTLIFYRYCDHENAAFKKVFLVFTVMLQEDVDFPSNISLGMVEEAVQEYLKEKFVSSDRMAKFNQMDLDKLSGLWSRISHLILPVAAEQNIEQRGCQT